A segment of the Bartonella henselae str. Houston-1 genome:
TCACGGTCAATCGACTTTTCACGTGCAACAGCATCTGCAATTTGCAGAATTTCAAGCCTGTTAGCGCTTGTAGCCATCGATTTTCTCCTTCTTTGTACCACACGATGGGCATTGATCCCAGTGATATTAATTCTTGTAATTTCGTTCCTGTTTTGAGAGTTTTTGATTATCTTCTGAGATAAATTGTTGGCTTAAATCTTTATTTTTTTTCAACGCATCGCGAATAAGTTCATCGGTAAGCACCAAATGCGCATCGATGATGTCATCAAAAGGAATAGAAATATACATGGATTCTCCATAAGCGGCTTTATCGGTATTTAAAGTAAATCCATCTTGCGTAATATTTGTAAGCGTTCCACGAAATTTTCGACGCCCCTCAAGTATTATTTTGGTTTCAATTTTCGCAATATGCCCTTGCCAATGAAAAAAATCAGATTTTCTTACCAATGGACGATCAATTCCAGGAGATGAAATTTCTAAATGATACTTGCGTTCAATAACATTTTGTACATCAAGAAGGGGTGAAACAGTTCGACTAACAGTTTCACAATCTTCTACGGTCATAGAGCCATCAGGGCGTTCTACCATAATCTGAAGCGTTAAACCATTGAGCCCAAGAAGTTTTACGCGAACCAAACGAAAACCTAAAGGTTTGAGCAATGGCATAACAAAAGCAGCAATATGTGCTTCAACGCCGTTTTCTTCAAACAGACGCGGCTCATCAATATCGCTTATTCTTTCAGTTTTGCTCATACACTTTATCCAAGTCAGTTTCATTAGTTTTATGACATAAAAAAGAGCGGGTCCAGACGGCCCACTCTTCATCATAAGACCAAGAATTTAACCATTGATACTCTTAAATTAAAAATTTTTCAAGTTTTTTTATAAGAAGAGCGTTTCATCATCTATTTCTTGATAAAAGTAAGATAAGTAGGTGCTCGTCCTTCGCGTAAAGCTTTTGCTTCATAACGAGTGCCTGACCATAGCGTATAAGGTGTTTTCCAATCCTTAGGATTTTTTGCTTCCCATTCAAAACTGTGATGGTTTGAACAATGGTAAAGGGTCCAGTTTACATAACTTTCTATATCGCTGGCAAAGCGGAATTTTTTTCCTGTTTTAAGAACGCGAGCAAAACGATTAAGATTTTTCATGTTGATAAAGCGTCTTTTCCAATGCTTTTTTTTAGGCCATGGATCAGGATAGAAGAGGTCTATTCCATCAAGTGATGCATTTGGGAGCCAATCAAGGAGGCCTGTGGCATCATCATTATAAAGGCGAAGTTGATTTTGATACTGTTTATGTTCTTCAAGAGACATTAACATTTTTGCCATGCCATTGATAAAGGGCTCGATTCCGATAAAACCGGTTTGTGGAAAATGTTTCATTTCATGGAGCAAATGTTCGCCTCCACCAAAGCCAATTTCAAGACGAACTTCTTTTACTTTTCTGGAAAATAAGGACGTTAAGTTTAGGGGTACAGAGTTATTTAAGTTAATGTCCAGAGTTGGAAAAAGCTTTTTTATAAGTACAAGCTGACTGTTCCGTAGCCGTTTTCCTTTTCGACGACCAAAAAAGGCCTTACCTGTACGTATATTATGATCAATCATGGTACCTTAATCATTTTTTGAAGCGTTTTAATGAGATCAGTTTTTTCCCATGAAAATGAACCATCACGTTTTGGTTTGCGTCCAAAATGACCATAAGCGGCTGTTTTTGTATAAATCGGTTTGTTGAGATCTAAATGTTTCCGGATTCCTGTCGGTGAAAGATCCATTATTTTCCGGATTACTGCTTCGATAATACTTTCATCGACTTTTCCTGTTCCATGGAAATTAATATAAATGGATAAGGGTTGTGCAACGCCGATTGCATAGGAGAGTTGAATAGTGCATCGTTCTGCTAAGTCAGCTGCAACAATATTCTTAGCCAGATAGCGTGCAGCATAAGCTGCAGAACGATCAACTTTTGTTGTATCTTTGCCTGAAAAAGCTCCTCCACCATGGGGGGCTGCACCTCCATAAGTGTCAACGATAATTTTACGTCCTGTCAGTCCAGCATCACATTGGGGGCCACCGATAACAAATTTTCCTGTTGGGTTAATATACCAACTGCATTGATCGGAAATAGGAATATCATGCAAAGCTTGATGGATATAAGGCTCAACCACTGTGCGGACTTTATGGGAATCCCAACTTTCATCTAAATGCTGTGTAGAAAGAACGATGGATGTTACTTCTATAGGCTTTCCATTCTTGTACCGTATTGTTATTTGACTTTTTGCATCTGGCCCTAATTTTCCAGTTTCTCCTTCTCCTTTATGACGCGCTTCAGCAAGAAGTTTGAGAATTTTATGTGCATAATAAATTGGCGCGGGCATGAGATCTGGTGTTTCACGACAAGCATATCCGAACATGATGCCCTGATCACCTGCTCCTTCTTCATCATGCCGATCCCTAGCATTATCAACCCCCCGTGCAATGTCAACTGATTGTGGGCGCAAAAGAACATCAATTTTAACGGTTTTCCAATGAAAGCCTACTTGTTCATAACCAATTGCACGAATAGCACGACGTGCTACTGCACGAAAACGTGCAGGATTAATGCGTGGTAAACCAGTTTCATCGTAGATAAATTCCCTATTTTTATCTCTTTTTAAGAGTGTATCAGGAACACGTACCTCACCAGCAATAACAACGCGGTTGATACTTACTAAGGTTTCGCAAGCGATGCGTACTAACCATGGATCAGTACCAGTTTTTTGAGCTTCTTTATAGATCATATCAACGATCTCATCAGAAATACGATCGCAAATTTTGTCAGGATGTCCCTCCGATACTGATTCACTTGTAAAAAGATAATCTTGATGCGACATAGGAACTCCTTAAACAAAGAAAACCAACTCTATATTAAAATTGCCCTTATTTGCCAATCCCATGACAAATCATCAATGTTGATTGATAAGGTGAGCGAGAGAAAAGATATAATTTTTATTTTATAGTTTGTTTGTTAAATCTTCTTCTTCAGAAAGTGCTTTTGCCAAATCAATGATTTTCCGACGTACTTTAGAATCGGATATATTCGTGAAAGCACGCATAAGTTGGATTCCTTCACTGCTAGAACAAAAGTCCATAAAATCATTATCACTTTCAGCAAAACCTTCTACCTGCTGTGTACCAACGCCTTTATCAAAAAAGTAAGAAACAGGGACATCCATAATTTCAGCAATCGCTTGAAGACGGCTTGCACCGATACGATTTGTCCCTTTTTCATATTTCTGGATTTGTTGGAAAGTGATACCTAGCTTTTCACCCAATTTTTCTTGGGTGAGTCCTAAAATATTACGACGTAAACGAATACGGGTTCCGACATAGACATCTATAGGATCGGGTTTTTTTCTAGTCTCGGTCATAATGTAACTCTTTAAATTTCCAGCACTTTACTTCCAAATCAACGTCAGATTTATGTGAGGTTGATTTATCATACAATAAAACAATATGTAATAGTTTTTCCCAACTTTAATGGTACACATGATACGGTACCGGAATGTGGGCATCCGATCATTTAAGCTGTTTTGTAGAACCAAAACCGAGTCCGCACAATAGCATAAGAATGAATAAGATGAAAGTAGAGAATATCCTGTATTCATTGTTTCCTATGGGGGTAATGGGTGATGGAATTGGTGAATCAACAATGCCAACAGCATTTTGCTGGAGAGCTACAACGATTCGTCCATAAGAATCAATGACAGCTGATATTCCATTATTGGCTGCTCTTATAAGAGGGATTCCCAGTTCAACTGCACGAAGCTGCACTTGTTGAAGATGTTGGTATGGACCGGGTGTTACGCCAAACCATGCATCATTTGTAACATTAATGATTGCTTGAGGAGGAGAACCTTTAAAAACCATTTCATTAGGAAATATTGCTTCATAACAGATTAGAGGAAGATAAGAAAATCCATTCGGCATCATAACAGTTTTGCGTACACTCGCAGTACTATATCCACCAATAGTATCAGCAAGGGCATGCAATCCAATTTTTTTCAATAAATTCTGATAAGGCAGATATTCACCAAAAGGAACCAAATGAAGTTTATCAGAGGTAGTTAAAATATTTCCTGTAGCATTAATGACTGCAATTGTATTAAAATACTGCGTTTTTTCATTGAGAGGATTATTACTGGCACGTATAGCACCAATAATAGCCCATTGTTTTGGCTTGAGAAGAGAGGCAATGCGCATTGTGATAGTAGAGTTATCATAGAGAAGATAAGGAATAGATGCTTCAGGCCATACGATAAAGTCGGGTTCTGGATGCTGTTCCACTATTGATGTTGCACTTAGATTCATATGAGCTGCAAATATAGCCTCTCGCTCAGTATTGCTCAATTTTGTGTTTTGCTCTATAGAAGGTTGAACAATGCGCACCCAATAACTGCTTTTTTGATAATCAGTCATTTTAGGGGCAGTATTGAGGCGATAAAATCCAAAACCACAGTGGGCTAGTATCAGCGCTAAGCAAAGAAAAAGTGCGGTTTTCTTTTTTTCATCTGTGAATAAAACAGTGGGTAAACTGTAGATGAAGACGGCAAGGATATTCATTCCATACAGTCCGAAGATTGCATCGGATTGCATAAGCATAGGGGTTGGCATAGCTGTATAACCAAGAGCATTCCACGGAAAGCCTGTGAATAAAATAGAACGTAACCATTCTGCTAGTCCAAGCGCAAAAGCCAGAATAAAAAAGCGTGCTATTCCTTTTGTCCATAAAAAACCGACAATAAAACCGGCAAAAAACCAATAAAGAGAAAGGTAAAGGGGAGGGCAGAAAATAGCGAATGGCACAGCCCATCCAAAAGTAATTGGGTCTGTCAGTAAAGCATTACACAGCCACCAAAAACCAAAAATAAAATAACCAAAGCCAAAGGTTCCACAGCTTAAAGCGTAGATCAGAAGGCATTTTCTATTGTTTTGAAGAGCACTGATTTTATCAAGTAAAACAATGAAGACAGGAAAAGTTAAAAAACAGAGAGGTGTTAAATAAAAGGGCGGAAGTGCAAAGGATGTCAATGCACCACATAAAAACAACACCCCTTGCCGTTTCCAACCAGTGAGGGAAAACAAGGACATCTTGACACTGTTTAAAAACACGAAGTTACTCTTCGGAGATGACATTTTGTTTAAAACTTTCATTCTCCGGAATACGAAAAATACGTAAGCGCTTAATCCGACGTTTATCAGCTTCTAAAATACGGAATCGATAACCTGGCACCGCTTCAATGATTTCACCTTTTGCGGGAATGCGATCAAGAATAGAAACAATCAAACCACCGATGGTATCGACTTCATCACCATATTCCCCTACAATAAAATCAGGACCGAGAGCTTTCTCCACATCTTCTAGTTCAGTTCTCGCATCAACAAGCCATTTATTATTGGGTTCGCGCACGATAGCATTGTCAACATGATCATGTTCATCTTCGATATCACCAACGACTAATTCGACAATATCTTCCATAGAAACTAAACCATCTGTACCACCATGTTCATCAATTACCAAAGCCATTTGTGTTCGTGTGGTTTGCATACGGGTCAATAATGTGCTTGCAAGCATGGAGCCAGGAACGAAGAGAACTGTTCGGATAAGATCAAGTTCGCCGATAGGGGTATGCAAATCTGTATAGGTTAACTGTAGTGAATCGGATGTTTGCTCGGTTTGAGCTGATTTGGTAATAAAGCGCGTTATATAATTGAGGATATCGCGGATATGAATCATTCCTCGTGGATCATCTAAGGTTTCAGCATAAACAGGTATGCGAGAATGTCCAATTTTTGCAAAACATTTGAGTGCTTCTCCAAGAGAGGTATTTATGTCTAATGCCTCAATTTCAGAACGTGGAATCATAACATCATCAATGCGTGCTTCGCGCAAACGTAAGATATTATGCAGCATAGTACGTTCTTCAGGTGAGAAGAGTGCCGTATCCTTTTCATTGTCAGCAGTGAGTGCAACAGTAAGATCATTGCGCAGTGACGTAGAATTGCGGCCACGTAAGAACGAAAACAAATGATTCATCAGGGAGTATTTTTCTGTATGATTCGCTGGTTGAGGAGGATGTTCTTCAATATGAGAAGGTGTTTGACTATTATTTTGTGCATTCACTTTGTTTGCCATGGTTTTGAGATCTTCTAAACTTTTTTCTGTAAGAAAGGCATAGGGTATTTTAAATTTTATGATGGTGATATTGATTTTAAAAATTAATTTTTATCATTTTTATTAAGATAATTCAGCATAAGGATCCTTAATGGAAAGCTTTTGAAGAATTTTTCTTTCGAGCTCTTCCATATGAGAGGCTTCTTCATTTGTTTCATGATTATAGCCAAGCAGATGAAGAATACCATGGACAATCATATGCGTTAAGTGATCCTGAAATGATTTTGCTTCATTTTCTGCTTCAAGAACAACAGTTTCTCGTGCAATAATGATATCACCAAGCATGGGTCCAGGAGAATCTCCAACTTTAAGGGGAAAAGCAGGAAAAGATAACACATTGGTGGATTTATTTTTACCACGCCATTGTGCATTAATTTGTGCCATATGTTTGTCATCCGTAAAAAGCAAGCTGATTTCGCTTACAACATTTTCCAATGAAAGATGATGCATTATCGTTTTTAATGCTTTTTCGGTGATGTTATAAAGCATTTTCTCGTCATTCCACCCATCGCTTTCAACAAGTATATCAATTGTAATCATAATAAATCAAATTCGTTTCTTTAATGAGAAGTATGAGAGGGTGTTTCTTTGTTTTTTGCTCGAGAATCACGGTCATAAGCACAAACGATAGCGGCAACAAGGGGATGGCGTACAACATCTTTTTCATCGAAACGAATAATTGTAATATTTTCTACATTTGAAAGAATACGTATTGCTTCGATTAAACCAGACTTTTGTCCTTTTGGTAAATCAATTTGGCTTATATCACCGGTAACGATCATGCGTGCGCCTTCTCCAAGACGCGTGAGGAACATTTTCATTTGCATGGGTGTAGTATTTTGCGCTTCATCAAGAATGATAGCGGCATGAGCAAGTGTTCGTCCGCGCATGAAAGCAAGAGGAGCAATTTCTATGACACCAGAAGCTAGAATGCGTTCTACTTTTTCGATGGGTATCATATCATAGAGGGCGTCATAAAGCGGACGTAAATATGGGTCGACCTTTTCTTTAAGGTCACCAGGAAGAAAGCCTAGATGTTCTCCAGCTTCAACGGCTGGACGTGAGAGGATAATGCGTTCAATGATACCACGCTCTAAAAGCATTGCAGCATGAGCAACAGCAAGATATGTTTTGCCTGTTCCTGCTGGTCCTATTCCAAAAACAAGTTCAGTGGATTCCATTGCGTGTATGTAAGCGTCTTGTGTTGGAGTTCTGGCGTGGATTGTTTTTTTATGGGTACTTAACCGTGCGGGTATACGTTTTGTTACAGGTTGTGTTTTTGTTGGCGATTCTTGCTGGTTATGTGGCAAATTTGCCATAGAAATCGCTCCTTCTATATCCGCTAAAGTGAGCTCTTGATATATTTTAACGTGTTCATAAAGCTGCTGTAATACATATTGTGCATGCTTTGTGGCCGTCGTTTTTCCATGGATTAAAATTTCATTACCGCGCGGATGAAGACTAAGCCCAAGCTTTTGTTCGATATAAGTCAGATTTTCATCGAATTTACCAAATACTGTTTTCGCATATTTATTGTTTTCAAAAATGAGAACAACATGATGAACATCTGATGCGCTTTCTTTTTTCGAGATAACGGTATTTTCAGAACAAGTACTTATTTTCTCTTTAACGCGCTTTACTTTTTGGGTTGAAGCTTTCAACCTATTCTCCCATATCTAGCAAATATTGCACACTTTTTGGGTAAACTGTATATAAAGACAGTCTCTTTTTCATAGAGTGCGAGCTTTAAATGTAATCATTTTCTTCAAAAAATAAAAGGGTTCTCCTAAAATCTCTGTTGTAAATAAGGCATGAGAGATATGCTTACATATTTGTCATTTCACCGACAAAACTGTTTGAGCTTGTATTTTTAATATGAATTGGGATTACGGTGCCTGTAGAGGCTTGTGTATCCACGACAACAGGTAAAAGCCAAGGTGAACGACCTACCATTTGTCCCGAGTGACGACCAGCTTTTTCGATAAGAACATCTGTTGTTTGTCCAATTTTAGAACGCAAAAATGCATTTTGTTGCTCCAAGAGAAGAACTTGTAAGTGCTGGAGCCTGGCATCTTTTACAGCTTCCTCAACATGATTCTTCATTGTTGCACCAACTGTTCCAGGTCGAGGTGAATATTTAAAGGAGTAGGCTGAACTGTATTCCACTTGTTTAATAAGTTTAATGGTTTCTTCAAAGTCTTCATCTGTCTCTCCTGGAAATCCTACAATAAAATCGCCTGAAAAAGCAATATCGGGTCGTGCATTGCGAATTTTTTCGATAAGCTGAAGATAATGAATACTTTTGTGTTGGCGGTTCATCGCTTTTAAGATACGATCTGAACCCGATTGAACAGGCAAATGCAGGTAAGGCATCAAGATGTCAAGATCTCGGTGTGCAGCAATAAGACTGTCATCCATATCTCGTGGGTGGCTGGTCGTATAACGCAAACGCTTTAAACCATCTAGTTTGGCAAGATGATAAAGAAGATCACCAAGCCGCCAAGTTTTACCATTCACATTTTGTCCATGCCAACCATTCACATTTTGTCCAAGCAGGGTAATTTCCTTAACACCAGCTTCAATGAGTTGACGGGCTTCCTCGGTAATTTGCTCAACAGATCGGGATATTTCGGCACCACGTGTGTAGGGAACGACACAGAAAGTACAAAATTTATCACAACCTTCCTGTACTGTTAAAAATGCACTAACGCCTCGTTTTCTTACAGCACGTTTATTATGAGGTGGTAAATGAGCAAATTTGTCCTCAACAGCATACTCTGTTGCAACAATTTTTTTGCCCTGTTTGGTTTGTTCTAACAAGTCTGGCAAACGGTGATACATTTGCGGTCCGATAACAAGATCCACTATTGGTGCACGGCGCAAAATTTCACTTCCCTCTGCTTGTGCAACACAACCAGTCACACCAACCATCAAGGGTTTGTCAGGTGTACGTTCTTGACGCATGACACGCAAGCGACCAAGATCTGAATAGAGTTTTTCTGCTGCTTTTTCACGGATATGACAGGTATTAACAAGAATAAGGTCAGCGTCGTTTGGTGTTTGTGTAGCGACATAACCCTTTGAACTAAGACTATCAGTCATCCGTTGGCTGTCATAAACATTCATTTGGCATCCATAGGTTTTGATAAAAACCTTTTTAGGAGCCAAAGGAGGAATATTTTTAGGATTTGCTTTATTCATAGCGCATTTGTAAATGTTTTTTACGCAAATCTCAATCTATTTGCTTAAAAGTTTTTTGCATAATGATTGCATCTGTGCGGCTATTTTTTGATTGGTAGTAGGCGAAGCGTTTAGCAATTTTTTGAAATTCAAAACCTTTATAAAGGCTCAAAGCAGAAAGATTGGTTTCTTCTACCTCTAAGAAGAGTTTTAGAGCGCGTTCGTGGTGGAGATGGCGAAGTGTACTATCAATAAGCAAGGTGCCAATTCCTTGTCGACGACAATGAGGGTGGACAGCAATTGTGATGATTTCGGCTTCATCAAGAATGAGACGGCAGAGGCAAAAGCCTAAAATTTCATCAGGGCGTCCGATAAGAGAGGCTTTATATCCGAAGATAGATTGATCTGTTAAGAAATGATCAAAAGTTTTTTTTTCCCAAGCAGGGACAAAACAATGCTGATGAATTTGATAAAGTGGAACACTATCATCAGCTTTTAGTGGAGCAATCCAAAAATGCTTTTTTTTCGATAAAAGTTTGGACATTATTTTTTTCGTGGTAGAGCAAAATCAGTTTGTTGTTTTGCGTCAGCACTCCGTAAATAGAGTGGACGGGGGTGATCTTGTGTTTGTTTTTTTGCAGCAAGATGGGCATAGTTTACAATGTCAGCTGCCTCGCAGACGGTTTTGTCTCGTAAGATTTTTTTGTTTATCTTATTGTTTTTAATATGCAGAGCAATAATATCAGCTGCTGGACCAGTTAATCTCGTTTGTTGCGGTAAATCTTCAATGATATTTTCAATTGTTTTTAATCCTGGTGCTCCTAAAGGGATGAGATCTTCACTGAAGTTTTGATGGT
Coding sequences within it:
- a CDS encoding PhoH family protein; amino-acid sequence: MKASTQKVKRVKEKISTCSENTVISKKESASDVHHVVLIFENNKYAKTVFGKFDENLTYIEQKLGLSLHPRGNEILIHGKTTATKHAQYVLQQLYEHVKIYQELTLADIEGAISMANLPHNQQESPTKTQPVTKRIPARLSTHKKTIHARTPTQDAYIHAMESTELVFGIGPAGTGKTYLAVAHAAMLLERGIIERIILSRPAVEAGEHLGFLPGDLKEKVDPYLRPLYDALYDMIPIEKVERILASGVIEIAPLAFMRGRTLAHAAIILDEAQNTTPMQMKMFLTRLGEGARMIVTGDISQIDLPKGQKSGLIEAIRILSNVENITIIRFDEKDVVRHPLVAAIVCAYDRDSRAKNKETPSHTSH
- the lnt gene encoding apolipoprotein N-acyltransferase, producing the protein MKVLNKMSSPKSNFVFLNSVKMSLFSLTGWKRQGVLFLCGALTSFALPPFYLTPLCFLTFPVFIVLLDKISALQNNRKCLLIYALSCGTFGFGYFIFGFWWLCNALLTDPITFGWAVPFAIFCPPLYLSLYWFFAGFIVGFLWTKGIARFFILAFALGLAEWLRSILFTGFPWNALGYTAMPTPMLMQSDAIFGLYGMNILAVFIYSLPTVLFTDEKKKTALFLCLALILAHCGFGFYRLNTAPKMTDYQKSSYWVRIVQPSIEQNTKLSNTEREAIFAAHMNLSATSIVEQHPEPDFIVWPEASIPYLLYDNSTITMRIASLLKPKQWAIIGAIRASNNPLNEKTQYFNTIAVINATGNILTTSDKLHLVPFGEYLPYQNLLKKIGLHALADTIGGYSTASVRKTVMMPNGFSYLPLICYEAIFPNEMVFKGSPPQAIINVTNDAWFGVTPGPYQHLQQVQLRAVELGIPLIRAANNGISAVIDSYGRIVVALQQNAVGIVDSPIPSPITPIGNNEYRIFSTFILFILMLLCGLGFGSTKQLK
- a CDS encoding hemolysin family protein: MANKVNAQNNSQTPSHIEEHPPQPANHTEKYSLMNHLFSFLRGRNSTSLRNDLTVALTADNEKDTALFSPEERTMLHNILRLREARIDDVMIPRSEIEALDINTSLGEALKCFAKIGHSRIPVYAETLDDPRGMIHIRDILNYITRFITKSAQTEQTSDSLQLTYTDLHTPIGELDLIRTVLFVPGSMLASTLLTRMQTTRTQMALVIDEHGGTDGLVSMEDIVELVVGDIEDEHDHVDNAIVREPNNKWLVDARTELEDVEKALGPDFIVGEYGDEVDTIGGLIVSILDRIPAKGEIIEAVPGYRFRILEADKRRIKRLRIFRIPENESFKQNVISEE
- the miaB gene encoding tRNA (N6-isopentenyl adenosine(37)-C2)-methylthiotransferase MiaB is translated as MNKANPKNIPPLAPKKVFIKTYGCQMNVYDSQRMTDSLSSKGYVATQTPNDADLILVNTCHIREKAAEKLYSDLGRLRVMRQERTPDKPLMVGVTGCVAQAEGSEILRRAPIVDLVIGPQMYHRLPDLLEQTKQGKKIVATEYAVEDKFAHLPPHNKRAVRKRGVSAFLTVQEGCDKFCTFCVVPYTRGAEISRSVEQITEEARQLIEAGVKEITLLGQNVNGWHGQNVNGKTWRLGDLLYHLAKLDGLKRLRYTTSHPRDMDDSLIAAHRDLDILMPYLHLPVQSGSDRILKAMNRQHKSIHYLQLIEKIRNARPDIAFSGDFIVGFPGETDEDFEETIKLIKQVEYSSAYSFKYSPRPGTVGATMKNHVEEAVKDARLQHLQVLLLEQQNAFLRSKIGQTTDVLIEKAGRHSGQMVGRSPWLLPVVVDTQASTGTVIPIHIKNTSSNSFVGEMTNM
- a CDS encoding tRNA (guanine(46)-N(7))-methyltransferase TrmB; translation: MIDHNIRTGKAFFGRRKGKRLRNSQLVLIKKLFPTLDINLNNSVPLNLTSLFSRKVKEVRLEIGFGGGEHLLHEMKHFPQTGFIGIEPFINGMAKMLMSLEEHKQYQNQLRLYNDDATGLLDWLPNASLDGIDLFYPDPWPKKKHWKRRFINMKNLNRFARVLKTGKKFRFASDIESYVNWTLYHCSNHHSFEWEAKNPKDWKTPYTLWSGTRYEAKALREGRAPTYLTFIKK
- a CDS encoding helix-turn-helix domain-containing protein encodes the protein MTETRKKPDPIDVYVGTRIRLRRNILGLTQEKLGEKLGITFQQIQKYEKGTNRIGASRLQAIAEIMDVPVSYFFDKGVGTQQVEGFAESDNDFMDFCSSSEGIQLMRAFTNISDSKVRRKIIDLAKALSEEEDLTNKL
- the rimI gene encoding ribosomal protein S18-alanine N-acetyltransferase; its protein translation is MSKLLSKKKHFWIAPLKADDSVPLYQIHQHCFVPAWEKKTFDHFLTDQSIFGYKASLIGRPDEILGFCLCRLILDEAEIITIAVHPHCRRQGIGTLLIDSTLRHLHHERALKLFLEVEETNLSALSLYKGFEFQKIAKRFAYYQSKNSRTDAIIMQKTFKQID
- the metK gene encoding methionine adenosyltransferase, whose product is MSHQDYLFTSESVSEGHPDKICDRISDEIVDMIYKEAQKTGTDPWLVRIACETLVSINRVVIAGEVRVPDTLLKRDKNREFIYDETGLPRINPARFRAVARRAIRAIGYEQVGFHWKTVKIDVLLRPQSVDIARGVDNARDRHDEEGAGDQGIMFGYACRETPDLMPAPIYYAHKILKLLAEARHKGEGETGKLGPDAKSQITIRYKNGKPIEVTSIVLSTQHLDESWDSHKVRTVVEPYIHQALHDIPISDQCSWYINPTGKFVIGGPQCDAGLTGRKIIVDTYGGAAPHGGGAFSGKDTTKVDRSAAYAARYLAKNIVAADLAERCTIQLSYAIGVAQPLSIYINFHGTGKVDESIIEAVIRKIMDLSPTGIRKHLDLNKPIYTKTAAYGHFGRKPKRDGSFSWEKTDLIKTLQKMIKVP
- the ybeY gene encoding rRNA maturation RNase YbeY, yielding MITIDILVESDGWNDEKMLYNITEKALKTIMHHLSLENVVSEISLLFTDDKHMAQINAQWRGKNKSTNVLSFPAFPLKVGDSPGPMLGDIIIARETVVLEAENEAKSFQDHLTHMIVHGILHLLGYNHETNEEASHMEELERKILQKLSIKDPYAELS
- the rimP gene encoding ribosome maturation factor RimP; the encoded protein is MKLTWIKCMSKTERISDIDEPRLFEENGVEAHIAAFVMPLLKPLGFRLVRVKLLGLNGLTLQIMVERPDGSMTVEDCETVSRTVSPLLDVQNVIERKYHLEISSPGIDRPLVRKSDFFHWQGHIAKIETKIILEGRRKFRGTLTNITQDGFTLNTDKAAYGESMYISIPFDDIIDAHLVLTDELIRDALKKNKDLSQQFISEDNQKLSKQERNYKN